The Eriocheir sinensis breed Jianghai 21 chromosome 13, ASM2467909v1, whole genome shotgun sequence region TGAAGTGGTTTGAACATGATATATAAATGTAGGGCGTGATATTGTGAAGAGGGTGTAAGGGAATCAAATGGTGAGCTGCAGGGTGGCAAGGAGACTGTCAGGAAGGTGAGTTATAATGACTGAGGAATACAtaagaagagaagtgagaggggGAGTGTGACTGATGCAAAAAGGGAGTGCATGAACAGGGAAGACTGAAAATTGAAGAAGATGTTCCTGTTATGTATGGAAGCTTACATCACATGAGTGTCTTTTGTGCTTGCTTCTGTAACATCAACAAGATTAGCAAAGTAGACATAATATCATTGAAGGAAAAGGATGTCAAAGCTAAAGGTGGATACACAGAAAGACagtagatgatgatggtgatgataggaaTTAGAGGCATGGATGAAGGAATGGCTCTGTTTATATTTCAGGGGAGCATAAGTTCTCTGTTGCTGATGGTGTTGGCAGCCAAGGACGGAGAGGATGTGCTGGAGCTGTGTGCCACCAACTCAGGCAAGACACCACATATAGGTAGGTCTGTGATCTGGTGTGTACTGACATAACCATTTAGAAAGGAACTGACAGCTCTACATGTATTTCTCATAAATGATTACAGTTTTGGGAAAGGTCGTGTATCAAATTAGTAGCTTAAGAGGTCAAATTTGAGAGGCATGGCATGAGGGATGTTGTAGGGTTTGTAGCTGGGAAATCAAAAGTGAAAAAGTAAGAAATGCAAAACTAATAACAAGCAAAAACAAGAGTGTGGTGGGGAGTCAGTTTTAAAGTCTGATCCTAGTTGTTTTTTCATGTGCTGACAATAGCACTTGTAGGTTACCTTTAAGGGCCTAGTGGTTGGCCATTAGTGGCACAGGCTGATTTCATTTTAATCAGTAAATTAACTGGGGCTTATGCCACCCTATGACGCCAACCTAGGAGGTTCCTCCGGGCAAATCTCAATGAATGCCCCCTTCCCATCTTAAGTATCtcatggcaggatctatcgacttgctcaagatACAAACTCTGTGGGAGtacccttggcctcctccactcaggattgtctcttacagaaacaaagCGTTGAGTAGGGTTGGATTCTGGGTAGTGagccacatgcccgtatagtgGGTTAGTATTcacagactatgcaggtaatagagCTTGAATCAGTCTGTGTAACACAAATACCATTTAAATCTCCCACAGCGGCTATGCAGATGAACTCCGGAAGGATTGTAGCAAACACTTTACAGGCACAAGAGGTGGAGGCAATGATGGAGTCCAACGAGCGTCATGATGTTAGAAACTGTGTCATCACCAACATTGAGCCGTCACTCCTGGCCAAGGTGATGCAACACACTGACCCTCCCTCAAAACCATTATTAGGTTGACTCATTGGAAGCACTGGTCTTTAGTATTttccattgtttttatttttaatattatccCTAAGATGGGAAGTTAGAATAAATGTCTATATTTTACTGTGTTAtgaagtaaagttgggggcatatgccaTGGCAAAATATGACCTAAGCACTCATctctgtcacactggccctttaGCTTGTGGCAGAAAATAACTCGATCTTTAccagggacacagggccagtgtgacatctgggttacctcAGTTATGTTGTCAGAAGCAACTGCAAGGAGGCAGGTCCTATATCAAAGAGGGTTAAAGCTGGGGAATGGCCTGCCTCTTTTTACTAAGCATTTGAAAATCATAATTTCAGGCTTTGACACTCCACTCTGCCTTTGTTCAAAAAAGTGTTGAATAATAATGCATTCCTTACAAATCTCTCACAAGGCAACTAATTAAGTCCAGATTTGTTCCTCTTCGTACaatttccccttccattctccattcctttcctgctCCATCTTTCTCTGGTACCTAAACAATCAAACGCATACTCCACAGCAGCAAAGAAGCACCTTCCACAGGGTGCTGGTGGATGCCCCGAGCTCAGGCGTAGGGATAGTGCGCCTGGCTCCCGGAGCAAGGGTGTGTCAGACAGCCAAGGAACTCAACTACATATCAATGCAGCAAAAACAGCTACTACTTAATGGAGCAGACTGTGTCAAGAAAGACACACTCCAGAATTCCTATTTGGTTTACACAACATGCTCAACCCTGGTGAGCCACAAGTCATCTTGATGCTATTGATGTAGTTTAGTGAGATGTACTGTAATATAccacattttttcctcatttaattTAGTTGTACATATGAGTTTTCAACAGGTTGAGGAGAATGAAGCAGTAGTGCAACATCTATTGGAAAACAGACCACAGTTCAGACTGGTGCCCACTAGCCTAGACATTGGCCATCCTGGAGTCCTGCATTATAAATCACAAATGTAAGTCTGCTCTCTCCACTTATACACCTTTTGTCATAAAATGATGCCTACTCTTTTTTACACCAGAGAAGGCAGTCAAGGGGAAAAAGCACTGCTCCCCAAGAGTGAGACGtgtaagatgaaaataaaaatttgaaaaatggttAGAGATGGAACTCTTAAAAAAGACAATTGTCTAAACTATATAGGTTGTCTCTAGAAACCATTTCCTCTCTTCAGCAGCTATTTCAGCATTCTTGCTGGCCTTCTTTCAATTCTTATTCAGTCTGAGTATGTTTCATCATTTGTAAGTAACAGGTAATGATAGCCTGTAGCAATATGGCATCTTTTCTGAATTTAATATAAAGACAGATTTGTGTTTGACACGAGAAACCTTGAACATAAATATATTCATATGGCATGTATTGTTTACATGAAACTTCATTTACATGTTTATATGTACTTCAAATTATgctggttactactactacatctaccaaTAGTGTTGTTATGATTTGATGCAATTACCATGCAACTACTGCTGCACACTTTCTTAATGGAAATATTTTTATTCTTgctttttcatttgtatcaaaacattcttacagattcatggtattttaaacTCTTTAATAGTAAAAAGCACAAGGTCTCCTTGATTCCCTTTCAGGCATTTCTAAACATTTTATAAGAATTTCTTTAAGGAGTTTTGAGGCCATTAACACTTAATCCCCCAACAGCTTTCACGAGGACATGGGATACACTCAAAGAATATACTGCCACCAGTACCACATGGATGGGGCCTTCATAGCAAAATTAGCGCATGAAAGTAATGTGAATGTCTTTGAGACTTCTGCAACACAGAAGCTGATCCAGAAACAAGCAGAGCACAAAGCAGACCAGAACACCAATATGTCTTCCAGTAATGAAAAGGATAAAGCTAAACACACTCCTGCCAAGACTAAGTTTAAGAAAGGGTCTCTTGAATGGCTCAAGCACACATTCATGGGTGATGAGAAGATTGACGAAGACTACAGTGACGAGGACTACTGCTAGGAGCCCCAAGATGAAGTATCATGTTGTCTGTAAACTAAGGAGAGCAGTGTTGTAGTGTTTGGCAGTTGAGGAAGAGGCATTTATGGAGTGTCCAGTTTTAGGCCTATTTTCTTATACTTtatttaattcctctttttccttgatAATGAAGTCATTACGGATAGAAGATACTTACTCACATATTCTTTACACACTCAATTTGAATACTTTCCTTCTCCGACGTAAAATGCCTCCTATTTGAaagttttcttcacatt contains the following coding sequences:
- the LOC126997987 gene encoding 26S rRNA (cytosine-C(5))-methyltransferase nsun-1-like isoform X1, which gives rise to MPQYRSRGQSRSFLQGQGRRGGQWFQSQPKVRSGVAWGHRRAGVTRDVSGQQVLHYKALRTKREWYLFKRKMQFEIDKLDDLIQDFGSLLDKPFTKPASPLGCSLYLPGPHNEGPQKTLKELSEESGLSLDMLGCMTQVMSRQEAARTFEAIAFMPPVTFLRINTLKTSPKRVWEELVEGDVNAWLPRWSNITMLAAGDPNDPCPLIRNLLAEGQCSMQRERQWQEITIPLKKSEEHPEHLRNKGTGLNAPPNTLERLSLFYSAHGSISSLLLMVLAAKDGEDVLELCATNSGKTPHIAAMQMNSGRIVANTLQAQEVEAMMESNERHDVRNCVITNIEPSLLAKQQRSTFHRVLVDAPSSGVGIVRLAPGARVCQTAKELNYISMQQKQLLLNGADCVKKDTLQNSYLVYTTCSTLVEENEAVVQHLLENRPQFRLVPTSLDIGHPGVLHYKSQIFHEDMGYTQRIYCHQYHMDGAFIAKLAHESNVNVFETSATQKLIQKQAEHKADQNTNMSSSNEKDKAKHTPAKTKFKKGSLEWLKHTFMGDEKIDEDYSDEDYC
- the LOC126997987 gene encoding 26S rRNA (cytosine-C(5))-methyltransferase nsun-1-like isoform X2; this encodes MPQYRSRGQSRSFLQGQGRRGGQWFQSQPKVRSGVAWGHRRAGVTRDVSGQQVLHYKALRTKREWYLFKRKMQFEIDKLDDLIQDFGSLLDKPFTKPASPLGCSLYLPGPHNEGPQKTLKELSEESGLSLDMLGCMTQVMSRQEAARTFEAIAFMPPVTFLRINTLKTSPKRVWEELVEGDVNAWLPRWSNITMLAAGDPNDPCPLIRNLLAEGQCSMQRERQWQEITIPLKKSEEHPEHLRNKGTGLNAPPNTLERLSLFYSAHGSISSLLLMVLAAKDGEDVLELCATNSGKTPHIAAMQMNSGRIVANTLQAQEVEAMMESNERHDVRNCVITNIEPSLLAKQRSTFHRVLVDAPSSGVGIVRLAPGARVCQTAKELNYISMQQKQLLLNGADCVKKDTLQNSYLVYTTCSTLVEENEAVVQHLLENRPQFRLVPTSLDIGHPGVLHYKSQIFHEDMGYTQRIYCHQYHMDGAFIAKLAHESNVNVFETSATQKLIQKQAEHKADQNTNMSSSNEKDKAKHTPAKTKFKKGSLEWLKHTFMGDEKIDEDYSDEDYC